The DNA region GTCAGGTTGATAAACAGCGAGATGACTTTAAGCGTTTGGGTATTTCTGCTGACTGGGAAAATCCTTATATTACATTGACAAAGGACTACGAAGCTGCTCAGATTCGTGTCTTCGGTGCGATGGCGAACAAGGGCTATATCTATCGGGGAGCTAAGCCTGTTTATTGGTCTTGGTCTTCTGAGTCGGCTCTTGCAGAAGCTGAGATTGAGTACCATGATATTGATTCGACTTCTCTTTACTATGCCAACAAGGTCAAGGATGGCAAGGGAGTATTGGATACAGATAGCTATATCGTAGTGTGGACAACAACTCCATTTACAGTGACAGCTTCACGTGGTTTGACAGTCGGTGCAACTATTGACTATGTTCTTGTTCAACCTGTTGGTTCAGAACGTAAGTATGTTTTGGCAGAGGCTTTGATAGATACCTTAGCTCCTAAGTTTGGTTGGGAAAGTTTTGAAGTCATCTCAAAACATAAAGGAGCTGAATTTGAATACATTGTAACAGAACATCCATGGGATACAGCAGTTGATGAGCTGGTTATTTTGGGTGATCACGTAACGACAGACTCTGGTACAGGTATCGTCCACACAGCTCCTGGCTTCGGTGAAGATGACTATAATGTTGGTGTAAAATATAATCTTGAAGTAGCGGTGACTGTCAATGAACGCGGATTGATGATGGAAAATGCCGGTTCTGATTTTGAAGGTCAGTTCTACGATAAGGTAGTACCGACTGTCATGGAAAAATTGGGGGACCTGCTTCTTGCTAGTGAAGTTATCAATCACTCCTACCCATTTGACTGGCGAACTAAGAAGCCAATTATCTGGCGGGCAGTACCACAATGGTTTGCTTCTGTGTCTCAGTTCCGTCAAGATATTTTGGATCAAATTGAAGCGACAACATTTATCCCGTCTTGGGGCAAAACACGTCTCTATAATATGATCCGTGATCGTGGTGACTGGGTTATCTCTCGTCAGCGTGCTTGGGGTGTGCCCCTCCCTATCTTCTACGCAGAAGATGGAACAGCCATCATGACTAAGGAAGTAACAGATCACGTTGCTCAACTCTTTGAAGAACATGGCTCCATTATCTGGTGGAAATCTGAAGCGAAAGACCTCTTGCCGACCGATTTTAGCCATCCAGGGTCCCCAAATGGTATTTTTACTAAAGAAACCGACATCATGGATGTATGGTTTGACTCAGGTTCTTCCTGGAATGGTGTCATGAATGCTCGTGAGTCCCTTGCTTATCCGGCTGATCTTTACTTGGAAGGATCTGACCAATACCGTGGTTGGTTTAATTCATCCTTGATTACGTCTGTCGCAGTCAACGGACATGCACCTTATAAATCAGTCTTATCACAAGGCTTTGTCCTAGATGGAAAAGGTCTTAAAATGTCTAAGTCTCTTGGAAATGTTATCGTACCAAATGATGTTGCCAAGCAATACGGTGCGGAAATCCTACGCCTATGGGTAACGTCTGTTGATACCTCAAATGATGTTCGTGTGTCTATGGATATTCTAGGTCAAGTTTCTGAAACTTACCGTAAGATTCGGAATACCCTCCGTTTCTTGATTGCTAACACTTCTGATTTTAATCCTGCAACAGATACAGTAGTCTATGAGGAACTCCGTTCTGTTGACCAGTATCTCCTTGTGAAATTTAATAAGCTGGTGGCTCAGATTCGCCAAGCTTATGAAAATTACGATTTTATGGCAATCTACAAGTCTGTTGTAAACTTTGTAACTCTTGATTTATCAGCCTTCTATCTAGATTTTGCCAAGGATGTGGTTTATATTGATAGTGCAAAATCCCTTTCCCGTCGTCAAATGCAGACTGTTTTCTATGATATTTTAGTTAATATTACTAAGCTTTTGACACCAATTTTGCCACATACAGCAGAAGAAATTTGGGCATATTTGGAACATGAAGAAGAAGAGTTTGTTCAGTTGGCGGAAATGCCAGAGGTAACAACTTTTGCAAATGAAGCGCAGCTACTGGCTGACTGGGAAGCCTTTATGAACTTCCGTACACAGGCACAGAAAGCATTGGAAGAAGCGCGTAATGAGAAAATCATTGGTAAATCTCTTGAGGCGCATCTGACAGCCTATGTTTCAGCAGAAACCCAGTCATTCTTGGAAAGTTTGAATGCTGATCTTGCTCAGCTTTTGATTGTTTCTGGTTTGACAGTGACGAGAGAAACTGCTCCAGCAACAGCAGTGGTGGTGGACGAGGTTGCCTTTACTGTCGAGCGAGCGGCAGGTGAAGTCTGTGAGCGTTGCCGCCGCATTGATACAAGTGTTGTCAAGCGTAGTTATGGTGTGACAATTTGCGATCATTGCGCGAGTGTGGTAGAGGAAAACTTTGCTGAGGCAGTCGCTCAGGGGTTTGAGGCATAGAACGAATTTATCAAGTCTATCTCTAAGTGGGATAGACTTTTTCAGTTTCCTTCGGTTTTTAAAAAATAAACAAGCAAGCTCCAATCGAACTTGCTTGTCTATTTTATATTTTAAACTTTAATTTATATGGTTGAGGTGATGGTTAAGTGATGGGGTTATCCGATCACGATTATTTCTTTTTTATTTTTTTCTTCTCTTTATTTGAGACATTCCCAAGAATCCTAGTAATCCACTTCCCAGTACTGCAAGGATAGAAGGTGCCTCACCTGTATTTGGCAAGACTTTCTTAGGAGTCCGTGCCTTAGATGGCATAGCTTTCTCTGCTTTCTTAGGAGCAGGAGCTGGCTGCTTATCCTTAGGTTGCTCAGGTTTCTTGCCTTCAGGTTGAGTTTGTTTCTCATCCTTAGGTTTCTCAGCTTTCTTGCCTTCAGGTTGAGTTTGCTTCTCGTCCTTAGGTTTCTCAGCTTTCTTGTCCTCAGGTTGAGTTTGTTTCTCATCCTTCTTAGGTTGTTCAGGTTTCTTGTCCTCAGGCTGAGTTTGCTTCTCGTCCTTAGGTGGAGTTGGCTTGTCTTCTTTCTTAGGAGCAGGAGTTTCTTTAGGTGTATCTGACAATTTTGTCAAGACGAGAGTAATTGTCTTAACGGTAGGGTCTAGTTTGTCGTAACCTTCTTTTTTCTCAATCTTGTATGTATCAGATAGACTTTCTGTCAGCTTCTTGATTTCTGCTTCAAGCTCTTGAGGAGTTCCGTAGAACGGACGACTTTGTCGACTACCGCCATCACCGTTTGTTTCTAATACAATAATGCTCTTATGCTGATTGAAGACCAGTAGGATTCGATTTTCTCTTTCAAATCGGTCAACATAAGGATAACCATCTTGTTTGTATTTCTCTATTGCTTTATCCAAGGTTGCTTTTAGCTCTTCTGGTGTACCTTTGAAGTCCACTTCTTCTGTCTTATCTTTTGTTTGATAGAAGAGTTTGTAGTCTTTCTTCATGCTATCATCTTGCTTAGGTTGAGATGGAGCAGGAGTTTCTTTGTCTTTCTTAGGTGCTTTCTGTTCAGGAGTTGCTTCCGGAGCTTTGTCAGATTTTGGTGTTAATGTTAAAGTGATTGTTTTTTCATGTTCTTTCTTTTCCTCAGAACGTTTTACATCATAGGTTTCTTTAAATAGATTGGTCCACTCTTCAACTTTTCGTTTCACATCTTGCTCTCTCTTATCACCGTAGAACACAGAAGTTTGTTCAGTGGCATTATCACCAACGGTTTTCAAGACGATAAAGGTTTTATAACGATGGAAAACGAGTAGCGTATTGTCCCTGTGGTCAAATCGATCAGAATGTGGGTAGCCTTGCTGTGCATATCTTTCCTTCGCTTTTTCGATTCTATTTTCTTTTTCTTTCAGGTCGTCATAGCCTTCTTTTTCAGTCTCACCAAGAGGTCTTGCTTGTTCATTTAGCTCTCCTCTTTCAGAAAGTCCTTTTCGATAGTAGAGCCAGTATTTGTGATCCTTCTCCTGTGTTCCTTCTTTAGATGTTGGTTCCGTAGAAGTGGTTTCTCCGCTCGTAGTTGCAGCAGTTGGTTCTTCACTAGTGACAGTAGCTTTACCGGTTGAAGCAGTCGTAGAGCTCTCTGCTGTAGCGGTGTTTGCCTGAACAGCTTGTGTTGAAAGTCCGAATAGCAACGTTGTTCCAATGAGAATCGAGCCGGCACCAGCTTGCAATTTGCGAATACTGTAATGCCTTTTCTTCTGTGGAGTCATAAAAAAAATATCTCTCTTTCTTTATTCATTTTATGTATGTCATTATAACATATTAAAAGATATAATTTCCTTTCTTATGGTCATTGTTATGGAAAAATTATCTTTAAGAATATACTGAAAATTTAATATTTATTGATTTTTTATGCTTTTTATCGATTTATAATCCAGAAAAAAAGAAGCCGCTGGCTCCTTAAATTTCTGCAATAATGGGAATAGACATCTCAATCAACCGATCCGTATGAATCGTCTGAATGGTTGCCGTATTGATGGTTCTTTCATCGATTTTACGATGAAGAAAGAAGTCACGGATCTGCTCGATTTCGGACTGTTGTACTGCACGGTATTTGTTGCTAATCAAGAGTTCGTAGTGACGGGGGGCCTGGGTAAAAATAACGTCCGTATTGCCAGCAGAATACGTCTCTACTAGAAAAGCATCAGTATTAGCTAACTGGTTTTGGACAAGGTGGGGATGGCTATTTGTCGTGTTTATAATCTTCATGAGGAACCTCCTCGTAATATAATTGTGGGGATTTTTCAATCCCAAGCTCTATATCTCTGGCTACATTATAGCATGCTGAGAGCATTTTTACTAGCTATTGAGTGAATTTTCTTGCAATTTCCATTGCTCAACACCCCATTTGTGGCTTCCACGTTTGAGTTTTTTTATCGCTTCATCAACCGGAAACCAAGCGATATGGTTAAAATCTTCAAGAGGCTGTCCGATTTGATGGTAACTGGTGACTTGGTAGATATGAGCTGGATTGTAAAAGTGAGTATCACGGTGACTAGAGTAGAAATACTCATCAGCCTGTCCGTAGTAGTGTCCGATTTCGGCGGTAAATCCGAGTTCTTCCATCAGTTCACGCTCTAGAGCAATGAGGTGGTTTTCTCCTTTTTCAATTTCCCCACCGGGGAGGAACCAGGCACCATTTGGTGCTTGAATGAGGATGAGGTGCTCTTTTGTTTCATCGGGAATCACCGCATAGACACCAAAGCGGCTCTGGTAGTCAATACCAGCTTTCTTTTCTCCAAAAACAGTAATATTATCCATAGGCAGTTCCATCCTTTTTCATGATTGGAATGAGTTTTCTACATTATACCACTTTTTTACCATTTTTCCTTGTGATAACCTTTACAAAGGAGATATTTTCAAAGTTCTTAGCTGGCTTGATTCGATTTTGGTCATTGTGTAAAGGGAGTTTTTGAGAAAAATAGAACCGCTCGATGAGCGGATTCTATCTTTGTTATTTGGTTTTTGTTTGAGCCTTGATTTGGATAGTTCCCTTGCTCGTCATGACTGCTCGCAGGTTCTTTTCACTTGGATTTTCCAGATAAAAATCAGTAATAGCGTCCTCAATTTGATCTTGGATAGTTCGGCGAAGCGGACGAGCTCCCATTTTTGGGTCGTAGCCCAAGTCAACCAATTTTTCCTTGACCTTATCTGTGATATGTAGGTTGATACCGTTGTGAGAAAGCCGCTGGTTGACATCCTCCAACATGAGGCTGACGATTTCTAGTAGATTTTCCTTGCTGAGCGGTTGGAATTCGATAATCCCATCAAAACGATTCATGAACTCTGGGGTAAAGAAGTTGCTGAGTTGACCGAGGACAGATTGTGTCCGTCCTTCTATGCTGGCACCAAAACCAACGCTGGCTTCAACCTTACCTGTTCCCGCATTGGACGTCATGATGATGATGGTGTCTTTAAAGCTGACTGTCCGTCCTTGTCCGTCTGTCAAGCGTCCATCATCCAAGACTTGGAGGAACATGTGTAAGACATCCGGATGGGCCTTTTCTATCTCATCTAAGAGGATGAGTGAATAAGGATTGCGGCGAACTTTTTCTGTTAGTTGTCCTGCTTCTTCATAACCGACATAGCCTGGGGGTGCCCCGACTAACTTGGCAATAGCGTGTTTTTCCATGTATTCGGACATATCAAAGCGAATCATACTGTCCGCCGATCCAAAGAGTTCAATGGCGAGTTGTTTGGACAATTCTGTTTTTCCGACGCCAGTCGGACCAACAAAGAGGAAGGAGCCGATTGGGCGATTTGGTGCTCCCAGACCGACACGATTACGGCGGATAGCCTTTGCAATCTTATCAACGGCCTCATCTTGACCGATAACATGCGCTTTTAGATCGCTTGCTAGATTGATGAGCTGTGATTGTTCTTTTTCTTTCAAATCACCAACGGGGATATTGGTCTTTTGCTCGACAATGGCTTCGATTTCTTTTTCGGTAATGAGCGGTGTATCTTCTTCGCTGATGGTAGCCTTTTGCATTTCCTTATACTTTGCAATCTGATCGCGGAAATAAGCTGCTTTTTCATAATCTTCGTCACGTGTGGCTTGAGCCTTACGATTCTCAGCGTCAAGCAAGCGCTGATCAATTTCCCTTGGGTCAACAAAGTTGAGGGTCAGGTTCATTTTGGAGCCGGCTTCGTCCAGTAGGTCAATGGCCTTGTCTGGTAGAAAGCGGTCTTGAATATAGCGATTGGAAAGAACAGCTGCAGCTTCAATGGCCGTATCTGAATACTTAACGTGGTGATAATCTTGGTATTTGCTTTGAATACCCTTGAGAATGGTGATTGTTTCTTCAACGCTAGGTTCTTCTACTTTTACTGGTTGCATGCGTCGTTCAAGAGCAGCATCCTTCTCAATGATGCGGTATTCGTTGAGGGTGGTTGCCCCTACTAATTGCATTTCCCCACGAGCCAAAGCTGGCTTGAGAATGTTTCCTGCATCCATATTACCATCACCGGCAGAACCAGCTCCGACGATTTCATGGATCTCATCAATAAAGAGGATGATTTCCCGGCGGTTGCGGATTTCTTCCATCAGTTTTTGCATCCGTTCTTCAAATTGCCCGCGAATGCCTGTCCCTTGGACCAAACTTACCACATCGAGTCGGATAACCTCTTTTCCTCGCAGTTTTTGTGGAACATCACCGTCAACGATTTTTTGAGCTAGACCTTCAACAACCGCAGTCTTACCCACACCTGGCTCTCCGATGAGGACGGGATTGTTTTTGGTCCTGCGGTTGAGAATCTCAATGACCCGTGTAATTTCTTGATCGCGACCAATTACTGGGTCAATGTCGCCTCGGCGAGCAATATCGGTCACATTGATTCCAAATTCTTCCAAGAGACCATTGGGCTGTTGTGGAGGAGGCGTCTGCCCACCACGACCATTGTGACTTCCGCCAGACTGAGTTGGAGGGGTCTGTTCACGTTTTTTGCCAGCAGGTGTATTACCTGGATAGCCTCCCAGATGATTGAAGAACTCGCTAAATGGATCCATATTATTAGGATTTACCATGTCACCTAAGCCGCGTAGGATAGCATTATTTGGATCTGTTTTCATGATTTGATAACAATTGTGACAGAGGTCAACCTGTTGCTGTTTACCGTTTAGATTGGTATAGAGATGGATCGTTGCGTCGTTGATATTACAATTTTTGCAGAGCATGTTTCTACCTCTTTCTGTGAAAAAGTATGACCTATTCCTGAATAGTCAAAAAAGGTCAGTTCTATTTTTATTATAACAAGATTCAGAGAAAAATCAAGAAACTGCTACGTTTTGAAAGGTAAGATTTAGCGTGAAAACACGGACGTCAGTAGGAAAAGGGTGAAAAATTAAGACTTTTTTAGTAAGATGTGGTAAAATATTCCTATAAAAATGATTAGGAGAATGAATATGGAATCACATTTGGTGAGAATTATCAATCGTCTTGAGGCTATGGCTAATGACGGTGGTACCTTGAAACGCAATTTTGAGCGTGAAGGTGTTGTCGTTGCAGAAGTGGCTTATAGCTATGACGAGGAAAATGGTTCAGTCTTTACCTTGCGTGATGTTGCTGCTCGTGAAACGTATACGTTTGACAGCATTGACTTAATCGCCATGGAAATCTATGAACTACTATACTAATAACAAGTGTGAGGCACCCAAGGGTGCTTTTTCTTGTGAAAAGATGAGTGATACCAAACAAAACGGTTGCATAAATATTCAAAAATGGTATAATAGTCCCTAAATGAAAAAATTGGAGTGAGTGGATGAATTTTTCTTTTTTGCCCGATTATTGGGCTTATTTTAATTATGGTGCAATAGTTACTCTTATTATTGCAGTTTTTTCGGTTTTTTTGGGCAGTATATTAGGTGTTTTATTGGCTTTTGCACAAAGAAGTAAGTATAGTGTTTTGGTTTGGGCTGCTAATATCTATGTTTGGATTTTCCGTGGAACGCCGATGATTGTGCAGATTATGATTGCTTTTGCCATGACTCATTTCACAGCACCGACATTTCAACTGGGAATATTGACGGTAGATTTGACTCGCTTGATTCCAGGGATTATTGTGATTTCTATGAACTCAGGAGCTTATGTGTCTGAGACCGTACGTGCTGGGATCAATGCGGTTCCTAAAGGTCAATTAGAAGCAGCCTACTCACTGGGAATTCGTCCTAAACAAGCTATGCGCTACGTTATCATGCCACAGGCAATTAAAAATATTTTACCAGCCCTAGGGAATGAGTTTATAACTATTGTTAAAGATAGCTCGCTCTTGTCTACCATCGGTGTGATGGAGTTGTGGAACGGTGCCCAAACAGTACAGTCAACTTCCTACATTCCCCTAACGCCACTGATATTGGCGGCTAGTTACTATCTCGTCATGACCACCGTTTTGACAATGATGATTCAAGCATTTGAGAAGAAGTTGAGCAAGGGAGGGCAGATACATGGCTAACGCGATTATTTCGATTAAGGATTTACACAAATATTATAGTGAAAATGAAGTTTTGAAAGGGATTGATTTGGAGATCCAGCAAGGGCAGGTAGTTGTGATTATTGGCCCTTCTGGTTCAGGAAAATCAACCTTTCTGCGAACGATGAATTTGTTGGAAGTTCCTACCAAGGGAACGGTGACATTTGAGGGTGTTGATATTACAGACAAGTCCAATGATATTTTCAAAATGCGAGAAAAGATGGGGATGGTTTTTCAGCAGTTTAATCTGTTTCCCAATATGACCGTTTTAGAAAATATTACTCTTTCGCCTATTAAAACCAAAGGGCTTGCTAGGGAGGAGGCAGAGAAGAAAGCTTTGGCCTTGCTTGAAAAGGTCGGTTTGCCTGATAAGGCTCATGCCTATCCACAGAGTTTGTCAGGAGGGCAGCAACAACGGATTGCTATTGCACGTGGTCTAGCCATGGATCCAGATGTCTTGCTTTTTGATGAGCCTACTTCTGCCTTGGATCCTGAGATGGTTGGAGAAGTATTGGCAGTTATGCAGGATTTGGCTAGATCAGGTATGACAATGGTAATTGTAACGCACGAAATGGGCTTTGCTCGTGAAGTGGCAGACCGAGTGATTTTCATGGATGGTGGTGTTATTGTGGAAGACGGCACACCGGCAGAGGTTTTTGAATATGCCAAGGAAGAGCGAACCAAGGACTTTCTATCCAAGATCCTGTAGTCTGTTAGGCAGCGATTATCTG from Streptococcus ruminantium includes:
- the ileS gene encoding isoleucine--tRNA ligase is translated as MKLKETLNLGKTAFPMRAGLPTREPEWQKAWDEAKLYQKRQELNAGKPAFHLHDGPPYANGNIHVGHALNKISKDIIVRSKSMMGFRAPFVPGWDTHGLPIEQVLAKQGVKRKEMDLVEYLEMCRDYALSQVDKQRDDFKRLGISADWENPYITLTKDYEAAQIRVFGAMANKGYIYRGAKPVYWSWSSESALAEAEIEYHDIDSTSLYYANKVKDGKGVLDTDSYIVVWTTTPFTVTASRGLTVGATIDYVLVQPVGSERKYVLAEALIDTLAPKFGWESFEVISKHKGAEFEYIVTEHPWDTAVDELVILGDHVTTDSGTGIVHTAPGFGEDDYNVGVKYNLEVAVTVNERGLMMENAGSDFEGQFYDKVVPTVMEKLGDLLLASEVINHSYPFDWRTKKPIIWRAVPQWFASVSQFRQDILDQIEATTFIPSWGKTRLYNMIRDRGDWVISRQRAWGVPLPIFYAEDGTAIMTKEVTDHVAQLFEEHGSIIWWKSEAKDLLPTDFSHPGSPNGIFTKETDIMDVWFDSGSSWNGVMNARESLAYPADLYLEGSDQYRGWFNSSLITSVAVNGHAPYKSVLSQGFVLDGKGLKMSKSLGNVIVPNDVAKQYGAEILRLWVTSVDTSNDVRVSMDILGQVSETYRKIRNTLRFLIANTSDFNPATDTVVYEELRSVDQYLLVKFNKLVAQIRQAYENYDFMAIYKSVVNFVTLDLSAFYLDFAKDVVYIDSAKSLSRRQMQTVFYDILVNITKLLTPILPHTAEEIWAYLEHEEEEFVQLAEMPEVTTFANEAQLLADWEAFMNFRTQAQKALEEARNEKIIGKSLEAHLTAYVSAETQSFLESLNADLAQLLIVSGLTVTRETAPATAVVVDEVAFTVERAAGEVCERCRRIDTSVVKRSYGVTICDHCASVVEENFAEAVAQGFEA
- a CDS encoding YSIRK-type signal peptide-containing protein; the encoded protein is MTPQKKRHYSIRKLQAGAGSILIGTTLLFGLSTQAVQANTATAESSTTASTGKATVTSEEPTAATTSGETTSTEPTSKEGTQEKDHKYWLYYRKGLSERGELNEQARPLGETEKEGYDDLKEKENRIEKAKERYAQQGYPHSDRFDHRDNTLLVFHRYKTFIVLKTVGDNATEQTSVFYGDKREQDVKRKVEEWTNLFKETYDVKRSEEKKEHEKTITLTLTPKSDKAPEATPEQKAPKKDKETPAPSQPKQDDSMKKDYKLFYQTKDKTEEVDFKGTPEELKATLDKAIEKYKQDGYPYVDRFERENRILLVFNQHKSIIVLETNGDGGSRQSRPFYGTPQELEAEIKKLTESLSDTYKIEKKEGYDKLDPTVKTITLVLTKLSDTPKETPAPKKEDKPTPPKDEKQTQPEDKKPEQPKKDEKQTQPEDKKAEKPKDEKQTQPEGKKAEKPKDEKQTQPEGKKPEQPKDKQPAPAPKKAEKAMPSKARTPKKVLPNTGEAPSILAVLGSGLLGFLGMSQIKRRKK
- a CDS encoding DUF1827 family protein, which translates into the protein MKIINTTNSHPHLVQNQLANTDAFLVETYSAGNTDVIFTQAPRHYELLISNKYRAVQQSEIEQIRDFFLHRKIDERTINTATIQTIHTDRLIEMSIPIIAEI
- a CDS encoding NUDIX hydrolase translates to MDNITVFGEKKAGIDYQSRFGVYAVIPDETKEHLILIQAPNGAWFLPGGEIEKGENHLIALERELMEELGFTAEIGHYYGQADEYFYSSHRDTHFYNPAHIYQVTSYHQIGQPLEDFNHIAWFPVDEAIKKLKRGSHKWGVEQWKLQENSLNS
- a CDS encoding ATP-dependent Clp protease ATP-binding subunit gives rise to the protein MLCKNCNINDATIHLYTNLNGKQQQVDLCHNCYQIMKTDPNNAILRGLGDMVNPNNMDPFSEFFNHLGGYPGNTPAGKKREQTPPTQSGGSHNGRGGQTPPPQQPNGLLEEFGINVTDIARRGDIDPVIGRDQEITRVIEILNRRTKNNPVLIGEPGVGKTAVVEGLAQKIVDGDVPQKLRGKEVIRLDVVSLVQGTGIRGQFEERMQKLMEEIRNRREIILFIDEIHEIVGAGSAGDGNMDAGNILKPALARGEMQLVGATTLNEYRIIEKDAALERRMQPVKVEEPSVEETITILKGIQSKYQDYHHVKYSDTAIEAAAVLSNRYIQDRFLPDKAIDLLDEAGSKMNLTLNFVDPREIDQRLLDAENRKAQATRDEDYEKAAYFRDQIAKYKEMQKATISEEDTPLITEKEIEAIVEQKTNIPVGDLKEKEQSQLINLASDLKAHVIGQDEAVDKIAKAIRRNRVGLGAPNRPIGSFLFVGPTGVGKTELSKQLAIELFGSADSMIRFDMSEYMEKHAIAKLVGAPPGYVGYEEAGQLTEKVRRNPYSLILLDEIEKAHPDVLHMFLQVLDDGRLTDGQGRTVSFKDTIIIMTSNAGTGKVEASVGFGASIEGRTQSVLGQLSNFFTPEFMNRFDGIIEFQPLSKENLLEIVSLMLEDVNQRLSHNGINLHITDKVKEKLVDLGYDPKMGARPLRRTIQDQIEDAITDFYLENPSEKNLRAVMTSKGTIQIKAQTKTK
- a CDS encoding DUF1797 family protein, producing the protein MESHLVRIINRLEAMANDGGTLKRNFEREGVVVAEVAYSYDEENGSVFTLRDVAARETYTFDSIDLIAMEIYELLY
- a CDS encoding amino acid ABC transporter permease, with protein sequence MNFSFLPDYWAYFNYGAIVTLIIAVFSVFLGSILGVLLAFAQRSKYSVLVWAANIYVWIFRGTPMIVQIMIAFAMTHFTAPTFQLGILTVDLTRLIPGIIVISMNSGAYVSETVRAGINAVPKGQLEAAYSLGIRPKQAMRYVIMPQAIKNILPALGNEFITIVKDSSLLSTIGVMELWNGAQTVQSTSYIPLTPLILAASYYLVMTTVLTMMIQAFEKKLSKGGQIHG
- a CDS encoding amino acid ABC transporter ATP-binding protein; this translates as MANAIISIKDLHKYYSENEVLKGIDLEIQQGQVVVIIGPSGSGKSTFLRTMNLLEVPTKGTVTFEGVDITDKSNDIFKMREKMGMVFQQFNLFPNMTVLENITLSPIKTKGLAREEAEKKALALLEKVGLPDKAHAYPQSLSGGQQQRIAIARGLAMDPDVLLFDEPTSALDPEMVGEVLAVMQDLARSGMTMVIVTHEMGFAREVADRVIFMDGGVIVEDGTPAEVFEYAKEERTKDFLSKIL